The proteins below are encoded in one region of Dehalococcoidales bacterium:
- a CDS encoding response regulator transcription factor, with protein sequence MPKKKATILVVDDDIRMLRMMKRMLELEDFQVITASGGDIALKVFEKESPALVLLDIMMPDIDGYTLCKRIREFSQVPIIMVTARGDDKEKVEGLNIGADDYVTKPFSASELAARVRAVLRRVDIQEKPQQASFHYKDLIIDFASRRVMVNDHELELTSTEYKMLSYISLNAGRVVTPDQLLVKVWGEEYVGAAHLLQVNIARLRKKLGDNAKCPDYILTRPGIGYIMTKSS encoded by the coding sequence ATGCCAAAGAAGAAAGCAACGATTCTGGTGGTGGATGATGATATACGCATGCTGCGTATGATGAAGCGGATGCTGGAACTGGAGGATTTCCAGGTTATCACCGCCAGCGGCGGGGATATCGCGCTGAAAGTATTTGAAAAGGAGTCGCCGGCCCTGGTCTTACTGGACATCATGATGCCGGATATCGACGGCTACACGCTGTGCAAGCGCATCCGCGAGTTTTCACAGGTGCCGATCATCATGGTCACCGCCCGCGGCGACGATAAAGAGAAGGTGGAGGGGCTGAATATAGGGGCGGACGATTACGTGACCAAGCCCTTTTCCGCCAGCGAACTGGCCGCCAGGGTACGCGCCGTACTGCGGCGGGTGGATATACAGGAAAAGCCGCAGCAGGCTTCTTTTCACTATAAAGACCTGATAATAGATTTCGCCTCCAGGAGGGTGATGGTCAATGACCACGAACTGGAGCTGACCTCCACGGAATACAAAATGCTCTCCTATATCTCTCTAAACGCCGGCCGCGTGGTGACACCGGACCAGCTTTTAGTAAAGGTGTGGGGAGAAGAATACGTGGGCGCGGCACACCTGCTCCAGGTAAACATAGCCCGGCTGCGCAAGAAGCTGGGAGATAACGCCAAATGTCCGGACTATATCCTGACGCGTCCCGGCATCGGGTATATCATGACAAAATCATCCTGA
- a CDS encoding PAS domain S-box protein has translation MKKLHNKSVQAAIGQVPRKARPVKRIPEKTGDGPEKPLCGDVRLTLEKRLKELRCLYDITRITGMPDITLKERLAEIVKILPLALQYPESAFARIRIHGDEFKTSRYRATAPKISAVVTVQGVKAGVVEIGYTKLPTTDGLFSKEEMLLLNAVAERLGNITEHRQAEDALQESEEKFSKAFLSSPAIIAISTLEDGRLLEVNDSFVHFTGYSREEALKLDTVDNRGWLDATGNNWVLHDLEKRGTLRNIEMATRTKTGTMHYGLISADIINIGGKPCVLSVIMDITEQKQSQELLQSISHSSPLGIYIMQHEKIRYANPQFQHITGYSQSELYGRKMLSLVFAGDTDVVQSSARYSLKHGSPYPCEFRILHKAGQVKWVMQTVSPIHYEGKRAILGNLMDITERKYLERKVFEYEEINKMKTALLATVSHELRTPLAAIKGYTTMILDYAERLGAAETKGCLRSIDNSTDKLGKLVDNLLDTSRLDAGLLMLEKTPVNITDLIKEAINAAAALEGHNRIVIKTDNHLPAVNIDARRIRQVLDNLIDNAAKYSTPRTEILVSAQKTGDELLISVTDQGQGISPGELTVIFDRMYKIEQRLNPGANGIGLGLYICQRLVEAHGGRIWAESTLGKGSKFQFTLPLTTPELKKTRL, from the coding sequence ATGAAAAAACTGCATAATAAATCTGTTCAAGCTGCTATAGGTCAGGTACCACGGAAAGCCCGCCCGGTCAAGCGTATTCCGGAGAAGACGGGCGACGGTCCGGAGAAGCCGCTTTGCGGGGACGTGCGGCTTACCCTGGAAAAACGCCTTAAGGAGCTCCGCTGTCTCTATGACATCACCCGCATCACCGGCATGCCGGATATAACACTCAAGGAACGACTGGCGGAGATTGTGAAAATCCTGCCGCTGGCACTGCAATACCCGGAAAGCGCTTTCGCCCGTATCCGCATCCACGGGGACGAGTTCAAAACCAGCCGCTACCGGGCAACCGCCCCTAAAATTTCTGCGGTCGTTACGGTACAAGGCGTTAAAGCTGGAGTGGTAGAGATAGGGTATACCAAACTACCCACCACCGACGGTCTGTTTTCCAAGGAAGAGATGCTCCTGCTCAATGCCGTGGCGGAGCGGCTGGGAAACATCACCGAGCACCGCCAGGCGGAAGACGCCTTGCAGGAATCCGAAGAAAAGTTCTCCAAAGCCTTCCTGTCCAGCCCGGCCATTATCGCCATCTCCACGCTGGAAGACGGCCGGCTGCTGGAAGTAAACGACAGTTTCGTGCACTTTACCGGCTACTCCCGTGAAGAAGCGCTCAAGCTTGACACGGTGGACAACCGCGGCTGGCTGGACGCCACAGGCAACAACTGGGTGCTGCACGACCTGGAGAAACGGGGCACCCTCCGCAATATTGAAATGGCCACGCGTACCAAGACCGGCACCATGCACTACGGCCTTATCTCCGCCGATATCATCAACATCGGCGGGAAACCCTGCGTCCTCTCCGTCATCATGGACATCACCGAGCAAAAGCAATCTCAGGAGCTGCTGCAATCCATCTCCCACAGCTCGCCCCTGGGCATTTATATCATGCAACATGAAAAAATCCGCTACGCCAACCCGCAGTTCCAGCACATCACCGGCTACAGCCAGTCGGAACTCTACGGCAGGAAGATGTTGAGCCTCGTCTTTGCCGGTGATACCGATGTAGTGCAATCGAGCGCCAGGTACAGCCTCAAGCACGGCAGTCCCTATCCCTGCGAGTTCCGTATTCTCCACAAGGCCGGCCAGGTAAAGTGGGTAATGCAGACCGTATCCCCCATACATTACGAAGGTAAACGGGCGATTCTGGGCAACCTGATGGACATCACCGAGCGCAAATACCTGGAGAGAAAGGTGTTTGAATACGAAGAAATCAACAAGATGAAAACCGCCCTGCTGGCTACCGTCTCGCATGAACTGCGCACGCCGCTGGCGGCGATAAAAGGCTACACCACCATGATACTGGACTATGCGGAACGGCTGGGAGCCGCGGAGACCAAGGGATGCCTGCGCTCCATAGACAACTCCACGGACAAGCTGGGAAAGCTGGTGGACAATTTACTGGATACCTCGCGGCTGGACGCCGGACTGCTGATGCTGGAAAAGACGCCGGTAAATATTACGGACCTCATTAAGGAAGCCATTAATGCGGCGGCGGCGCTGGAAGGGCATAACCGTATCGTCATAAAGACGGACAATCACCTGCCGGCGGTGAATATAGACGCCAGGCGTATCCGACAGGTGCTGGACAACCTTATCGATAACGCCGCCAAGTACTCAACGCCGCGGACGGAAATCCTGGTATCCGCCCAAAAAACCGGCGACGAGCTGCTTATCAGCGTGACCGACCAGGGCCAGGGCATATCCCCCGGTGAGCTGACCGTCATCTTCGACCGGATGTATAAAATAGAGCAGCGGCTGAACCCCGGCGCCAACGGCATCGGGCTGGGGCTATATATCTGCCAGCGGCTGGTGGAAGCCCACGGCGGCCGTATCTGGGCAGAAAGCACGCTGGGCAAGGGCAGCAAATTCCAGTTTACACTACCCCTCACCACCCCGGAGTTGAAAAAGACAAGGCTTTAG